In Spirosoma aureum, a single genomic region encodes these proteins:
- a CDS encoding recombinase family protein has protein sequence MADHKASGSKTEQPELNRLLEILREGDTLMIWKLDGADRPAIGPCSLSHLIEIVTQLEQQHVGWVSKFNRSYCSCASG, from the coding sequence GTGGCGGACCACAAAGCCAGTGGCTCGAAAACCGAACAGCCTGAATTAAACCGCCTACTCGAAATCCTTCGAGAGGGGGACACGTTGATGATTTGGAAACTGGATGGCGCCGACCGCCCGGCGATTGGGCCGTGTTCCCTGAGTCACTTGATTGAGATCGTAACTCAGTTAGAGCAACAACACGTTGGTTGGGTTAGTAAGTTTAACCGATCATATTGTTCCTGCGCATCAGGATAA
- a CDS encoding NAD(P)H-binding protein yields the protein MLKQGGLHAVGDLSFVEADLQNESSWEKAIESCQYVIHVASPTPYTEAKTEDDFVIPAKNGVLFVLRAAKKAGVKRVVLTSAFGAVGFGTVKTTLYTEEDWTVLNDPTNKQMAPLQRGNRPTEAANFFGSVMALNSLPGRRAVIISNSVAIAGPMPLTDCTYPYNSFK from the coding sequence ATGCTCAAGCAAGGCGGTCTTCATGCCGTTGGCGATTTATCGTTCGTGGAAGCTGATTTACAGAATGAATCAAGTTGGGAAAAAGCAATAGAAAGCTGCCAGTATGTTATACACGTCGCTTCACCAACACCCTATACGGAGGCAAAAACGGAGGATGATTTCGTTATCCCGGCAAAAAATGGGGTCCTTTTTGTGTTGCGGGCAGCCAAAAAAGCGGGCGTAAAACGAGTGGTCCTTACGTCGGCTTTTGGTGCTGTAGGGTTTGGTACCGTTAAAACCACCCTGTATACAGAAGAAGACTGGACAGTGTTGAACGACCCGACGAATAAACAAATGGCACCACTCCAGCGTGGCAATCGGCCGACCGAAGCCGCCAACTTCTTCGGGTCAGTGATGGCCTTAAATTCGTTGCCGGGCCGCCGGGCGGTAATTATCAGTAATTCCGTGGCGATAGCTGGGCCAATGCCCTTGACCGATTGCACATACCCATATAATTCTTTCAAATAG
- a CDS encoding NAD-dependent epimerase/dehydratase family protein yields the protein MENKQTVLVTGGSGFIASYCIMALLREGYKVKATLRSLKKS from the coding sequence ATGGAAAATAAACAAACCGTATTGGTAACGGGAGGTTCGGGCTTTATTGCTTCTTATTGCATCATGGCTTTGCTCAGGGAGGGGTATAAAGTAAAAGCTACATTGCGTTCACTTAAAAAAAGCTGA
- a CDS encoding helix-turn-helix domain-containing protein, with product MNKEENSPKKIESLADAHRAFGLLKPQHPLVSLINGSYTQVDESRIPHHHVLGFYKIAYKPKLNGKLKYGQSYYDFDEGGLLFASPGQVIGSHDNDISACSEYTLLIHPDFFLGYPLAKNIRHYGFFSYATNETLHLSEDEKVTIFEIFKMIEKELSSRIDDFSQDVVISQIELLLNYANRFYKRQFITRKAVNHDLLQKLEEILDQYFTNKTSLSQGLPTVGYLAEHVNLSPSYLSDMLRSLIGQNAQQYIHDKLIEKAKENLSTTNLTVQEVAYALGFEHSQSFSKLFKTKTNLSPLAFRRSFN from the coding sequence ATGAACAAAGAAGAAAATAGCCCCAAAAAAATTGAATCCCTGGCCGATGCGCACCGGGCCTTTGGTTTACTTAAGCCGCAGCACCCATTAGTTAGTTTAATCAACGGTTCCTATACGCAGGTCGATGAGTCCAGAATTCCCCACCATCATGTGCTGGGCTTTTATAAAATAGCTTATAAACCAAAACTGAACGGCAAATTAAAGTACGGCCAGAGTTATTATGATTTTGACGAAGGTGGTTTATTATTCGCTTCTCCAGGCCAGGTTATCGGTAGCCATGACAACGATATCAGCGCGTGTTCCGAGTATACACTGCTGATTCACCCGGATTTCTTTTTAGGATATCCTCTGGCCAAAAACATCAGACATTATGGCTTCTTCTCGTATGCCACCAATGAGACGTTGCATCTTTCGGAAGATGAAAAAGTAACGATCTTTGAGATCTTTAAAATGATCGAAAAAGAATTGTCCAGCCGGATCGACGATTTCAGCCAGGACGTTGTTATTTCTCAAATTGAGTTGTTGCTGAATTACGCGAATCGTTTCTACAAACGTCAGTTCATTACCCGCAAAGCGGTAAACCATGATCTTCTCCAAAAACTGGAAGAGATATTGGATCAATATTTTACCAATAAAACCTCGTTAAGCCAGGGATTACCTACGGTTGGCTATCTGGCAGAACATGTAAACTTATCGCCAAGTTATTTAAGTGATATGCTGCGGTCCTTGATCGGGCAAAATGCCCAGCAGTATATTCATGATAAACTGATTGAAAAGGCAAAAGAAAATCTGTCTACTACCAATTTAACGGTACAGGAAGTGGCCTACGCTTTAGGATTTGAGCACTCACAATCTTTTAGTAAACTGTTCAAAACGAAAACGAACCTTTCACCATTGGCCTTCAGACGTTCGTTCAATTAA
- a CDS encoding SusC/RagA family TonB-linked outer membrane protein, whose amino-acid sequence MNRNLYQAGLLVRFFDRSIYPALVIVLFANVVTARSSFPKPTVETNKVLPLAYPYGNHSQDIGVKGSVSDAKGDPLTGVSVVIKGTTTGTITDANGNYTLNVPDGNVTLVFSFIGFTAREIPLNNQSILNVVLSDDAKALEEVVVTGYSSQRKKDITGSVAIVKVSDLQSLPASTAENQLQGRAAGVTVISNNQPGSVSTVRIRGFASFTGNDPLYIVDGVPTGSLLGINPSDVESMQVLKDAASASIYGARASNGVIVVTTKKGKTGSAKVAYDVSYGIQDPGKGWTNMLNPQEYADLTWLALKNSGQPQQSVQYGKGATPVLPDYLLAGTASGLKEGDPATNPALYNLSYANLADANYAPYLIVKANKQGTNWWKEVTRKAPITNHNLTVSGGAPDKSRYLFSLNYFNQDGIVIENFYKRYSARINTEFTLKKNIRIGQNLQVYTSQANTAANNTEASELALARYILPIVPLYTIREGDFAGTKGNGLGTADNPVAVRERTKNNRANTFGIFGNMYLEVDFLKHFTARSSFGGSYGTNDYTNYPTIEYEGAENNRNPTLAVGFFKNRSWTWTNQLTYKNTFGDHSLQVLAGTEAVDDAGNRIEGSRSNYFLYTNLNAITLSSGTSNQLVSGFPNTPASLFSLFGKVDYEFKNKYIASVIVRRDGSSRFGVDNRYAVFPAGSLGWRISEEAFLKNVTWLTDLKLRGSYGLMGNQRIDPANQYTQFSTSKGAASYDIGGTSTTPQSGYYLSFIGNSAGKWETNVSTNVGFDATFFGGKTDISFDWYQKKTNNLLYTVEQLATAGGIAAQNPPFFNVGSMKNTGIDLAISQRANLRKVKLDATLTLTTYKNEITKIADGISYFDYNSPLNEQNRIGGVFTRNAVGHPINAYFGYDVIGLFQSADDVAKSPTQQSAAPGRFKYRDANGDGKIDTDDRVFFGNPNPKFTYGLNLNLSYKGFDLAGFFYGVQGRDAINYARFTTDFYSQGVTNKSKEALYNSWRPDNLGAKVPIQETVGNFSTNAIPNSYYKEDASYLRLKNLSLGYTLPTHLLNTIGVDRLRVYIQATNLFTITRYTGLEPEIISTDDRAAGIDANAYPAVKQYLVGASINF is encoded by the coding sequence ATGAATAGAAACCTTTACCAAGCCGGCTTACTGGTTCGATTTTTTGACCGAAGCATTTACCCGGCGCTCGTCATAGTCCTGTTTGCGAACGTAGTAACTGCCCGTTCATCTTTTCCAAAACCCACAGTTGAAACCAATAAAGTTTTGCCATTAGCGTATCCTTATGGCAATCATAGTCAGGATATTGGTGTTAAAGGCAGCGTATCGGACGCCAAAGGAGATCCACTAACGGGCGTTAGTGTCGTCATTAAAGGAACAACGACGGGTACCATTACAGATGCAAATGGCAATTATACACTCAACGTACCCGATGGGAATGTAACGCTGGTCTTTTCGTTCATTGGTTTCACAGCGCGGGAAATTCCCCTCAATAATCAGTCGATCCTGAACGTAGTGCTTTCTGATGATGCCAAAGCATTGGAGGAGGTCGTCGTAACGGGCTATTCGTCGCAACGCAAGAAAGACATTACGGGCTCGGTGGCCATTGTCAAAGTGAGCGATCTCCAGTCGTTGCCCGCGTCGACGGCTGAAAATCAGCTACAGGGACGAGCCGCTGGGGTTACCGTTATCAGTAATAACCAGCCGGGAAGTGTATCGACGGTCAGGATTCGGGGGTTTGCGTCATTCACCGGAAACGACCCTTTGTATATTGTGGATGGCGTTCCAACTGGTTCGCTGTTAGGCATTAATCCTAGTGATGTGGAGTCGATGCAGGTGCTGAAAGACGCGGCTTCGGCCTCTATTTACGGCGCTCGTGCGTCGAATGGCGTCATTGTTGTCACCACAAAAAAAGGAAAAACAGGCAGTGCAAAAGTGGCTTACGACGTATCGTATGGCATTCAGGACCCCGGCAAAGGGTGGACCAACATGCTGAACCCACAGGAGTATGCTGATCTGACCTGGTTAGCCCTGAAGAACTCCGGCCAACCCCAGCAAAGTGTCCAGTATGGCAAAGGTGCTACGCCCGTCTTGCCCGACTATCTACTGGCAGGTACGGCATCCGGCCTGAAAGAAGGTGACCCAGCCACGAATCCTGCTCTGTATAATTTAAGCTACGCCAATTTAGCTGATGCGAATTATGCACCTTATTTAATTGTCAAAGCCAATAAGCAGGGGACAAATTGGTGGAAAGAAGTAACGCGTAAGGCACCCATTACCAACCATAATCTCACGGTTTCGGGTGGTGCACCCGACAAGAGCCGGTACTTGTTTAGTCTCAATTATTTCAACCAGGACGGCATTGTCATTGAGAATTTTTACAAGCGCTATTCGGCCCGCATCAATACAGAATTTACACTGAAAAAGAACATCCGTATTGGCCAGAACCTACAGGTCTATACGTCGCAGGCCAATACGGCAGCGAACAATACGGAAGCCAGTGAGCTAGCGCTGGCACGCTATATTTTGCCCATTGTGCCCCTCTATACGATTCGGGAAGGTGATTTTGCGGGAACAAAAGGCAACGGCTTGGGAACGGCAGATAACCCCGTAGCCGTTCGGGAGCGTACCAAAAATAACCGGGCCAATACGTTCGGTATTTTTGGGAACATGTATCTGGAAGTCGACTTCCTGAAGCATTTTACGGCACGTTCCAGCTTCGGCGGCAGCTATGGTACCAATGATTACACAAACTACCCGACCATTGAATACGAAGGTGCCGAGAATAATCGCAATCCGACACTGGCCGTTGGCTTTTTCAAAAATCGGTCGTGGACCTGGACCAATCAACTGACTTATAAAAACACATTCGGCGATCATAGTCTTCAGGTATTGGCAGGTACCGAAGCGGTAGATGATGCGGGCAATCGCATTGAAGGGTCGCGGAGTAATTATTTTCTGTACACCAACCTGAACGCCATTACGCTCAGTTCAGGCACTTCCAACCAGTTGGTGAGTGGTTTCCCGAATACGCCAGCGTCGTTATTCTCGTTATTCGGCAAGGTCGATTATGAGTTTAAAAACAAATACATCGCCAGCGTCATTGTTCGGCGGGACGGCTCATCCCGATTTGGGGTCGATAATCGATATGCCGTATTCCCGGCGGGTTCGTTAGGCTGGCGCATCTCCGAGGAAGCGTTTCTGAAAAACGTAACCTGGCTAACTGATTTGAAACTGCGCGGGAGTTATGGTCTGATGGGTAATCAGCGTATCGATCCGGCGAATCAATACACCCAGTTTTCAACCAGTAAAGGCGCTGCTTCCTACGACATTGGCGGGACGAGCACGACTCCTCAATCGGGGTATTACTTATCTTTCATTGGCAACAGCGCGGGCAAATGGGAGACCAACGTTTCGACGAATGTCGGCTTCGATGCTACGTTCTTCGGTGGTAAAACAGACATTTCGTTTGACTGGTATCAGAAGAAAACCAATAACCTCTTATACACCGTTGAACAACTGGCTACGGCGGGTGGAATTGCTGCTCAAAACCCGCCTTTCTTTAACGTGGGTAGCATGAAAAATACCGGGATCGATCTGGCTATTTCGCAACGGGCAAACCTCCGGAAAGTGAAACTTGATGCTACGTTGACGCTCACCACGTATAAAAATGAAATCACGAAAATTGCCGATGGAATCTCGTATTTTGATTATAACAGTCCACTGAATGAACAGAACCGCATCGGTGGCGTATTCACACGGAATGCGGTCGGCCATCCGATCAACGCTTACTTTGGTTATGATGTAATTGGCCTCTTTCAAAGCGCGGATGATGTAGCAAAATCACCTACGCAACAGAGTGCCGCCCCTGGTCGGTTTAAGTATCGGGATGCTAATGGCGATGGGAAAATTGACACCGACGACCGGGTATTTTTCGGTAATCCCAATCCAAAATTCACGTATGGCCTAAACCTGAACCTGTCTTACAAAGGGTTTGATCTGGCAGGATTCTTCTATGGCGTTCAGGGTAGAGATGCCATTAATTATGCCCGGTTCACAACGGATTTTTATTCGCAGGGTGTAACCAATAAAAGCAAAGAAGCGCTGTACAATTCCTGGCGGCCCGACAACCTGGGTGCCAAAGTGCCAATTCAGGAAACCGTTGGAAATTTTAGTACCAATGCGATTCCAAATTCGTACTACAAAGAAGATGCATCCTATCTCCGCCTAAAAAACCTAAGCCTCGGCTATACGCTCCCAACGCACCTGTTAAATACGATTGGGGTTGATCGGCTACGGGTGTATATCCAGGCCACAAACCTATTCACCATTACGCGCTACACTGGCCTGGAACCGGAAATTATCAGCACCGACGATCGGGCTGCGGGCATCGACGCGAACGCCTATCCGGCCGTCAAGCAATACCTTGTTGGGGCTAGTATCAACTTTTAA
- a CDS encoding sugar porter family MFS transporter: protein MAIAIPTQLDTVSRGTPVYNLTYIYLVSTVAALGGLLFGFDMAIISGTVRFFSDFFQLDNIETGWAVGCINLGSAVGALVAGKLSDTLGRKKTLVLCALLFALSGVGTGWATGFTMFICFRLLSGVAVGAAALVCPMYIAETAPARFRGRLVTVYQLAITTGILLAYLANYLLLDTGLNNWRWMFSSQSLPAIFFFFSLFLVTESPRWLIRKQRIELANQVLTKIGGADYANQESEAIRQSFAQEIKENSRDLFSKDLFGIVLIGVGIAVFSQADGQNSLFSYAPAIFQQAGMAEDSAFLQSVILGLINFVFTFFAIGAIDKIGRRYLLLYGSALLCVDALALAMAFYFQWPGFWILVFVLGFIAIYAATLGPVTWVALSEIFPNRIRGNAMALSTLALWIANFFTTASFPVMKTYLGLPATFCIHAGICLIYFVFVKANVPETKGKSLEEIEQLLTK, encoded by the coding sequence ATGGCAATCGCTATTCCTACTCAACTCGACACTGTAAGTCGTGGTACTCCCGTTTACAATCTTACGTATATCTATTTGGTAAGTACCGTAGCAGCCCTGGGTGGACTGTTGTTCGGCTTTGATATGGCTATTATTTCGGGAACTGTGCGCTTTTTCAGCGATTTTTTCCAACTGGATAACATCGAAACCGGGTGGGCTGTCGGTTGTATTAATCTCGGTTCTGCGGTTGGTGCATTGGTTGCCGGTAAGCTTAGTGATACGTTGGGTCGCAAAAAAACACTGGTTCTCTGCGCACTTCTGTTTGCCCTATCGGGCGTAGGTACGGGTTGGGCAACGGGTTTTACTATGTTTATTTGCTTCCGGTTGTTGAGTGGTGTAGCGGTCGGGGCGGCAGCATTGGTTTGCCCAATGTACATCGCCGAAACGGCACCTGCCCGTTTTCGCGGCCGACTGGTTACCGTTTATCAACTGGCGATCACAACAGGAATCTTGCTGGCTTATCTCGCTAATTACCTACTGCTGGATACTGGCTTAAACAACTGGCGCTGGATGTTCTCATCACAGTCATTACCTGCTATTTTCTTCTTTTTTAGCCTGTTTCTGGTAACTGAAAGCCCCCGATGGCTGATCCGAAAACAACGGATCGAACTCGCCAATCAGGTGCTGACCAAGATCGGGGGCGCTGATTATGCCAATCAGGAAAGCGAAGCAATTCGGCAAAGCTTCGCTCAGGAGATCAAAGAAAATAGTCGCGATCTGTTCAGTAAAGACTTGTTTGGCATTGTACTGATAGGGGTGGGAATTGCCGTTTTTTCGCAGGCAGATGGGCAAAATTCATTGTTTTCTTATGCCCCGGCCATTTTTCAGCAGGCCGGTATGGCCGAAGATTCCGCTTTTTTGCAATCGGTTATTCTGGGATTGATCAACTTCGTCTTTACTTTTTTTGCCATCGGGGCTATCGATAAAATTGGTCGCCGGTATCTACTGCTATACGGCTCCGCGCTACTTTGTGTGGATGCGCTGGCATTGGCAATGGCTTTTTATTTTCAATGGCCGGGCTTCTGGATTCTGGTCTTTGTACTGGGTTTTATTGCCATCTATGCCGCAACGCTAGGGCCCGTTACATGGGTTGCTCTCTCCGAAATTTTCCCAAACCGGATTCGGGGTAATGCGATGGCGCTATCAACGCTGGCTTTATGGATTGCCAACTTCTTCACGACGGCTTCTTTTCCGGTGATGAAAACGTATCTGGGACTTCCTGCTACGTTCTGTATTCATGCAGGAATCTGCCTGATCTACTTTGTTTTTGTAAAAGCAAACGTACCGGAAACCAAAGGCAAGTCATTGGAAGAAATTGAACAATTGCTGACGAAATAG
- a CDS encoding DUF2147 domain-containing protein produces the protein MLVMDRIKLLFLVTALLLAGARADQPADQLLGRWQFPAGGSSVDIYRQAGLYFARVAQVDQAGKQNFGLVKDSLLIRNLHYDGQLWAGGRLMHPKTGIALRVEVEMLQPDAINVTVYKGFKFLNRQFIMTRQQTNKSLPAAN, from the coding sequence ATGCTCGTAATGGATCGCATTAAACTCTTGTTTTTAGTCACCGCGCTGCTTTTGGCGGGGGCTCGGGCTGACCAACCGGCGGATCAACTCCTGGGCCGCTGGCAGTTCCCCGCTGGTGGCTCCAGCGTAGATATCTACCGGCAGGCGGGCCTCTACTTCGCCCGGGTAGCCCAGGTTGATCAGGCAGGCAAGCAAAACTTCGGTTTGGTAAAAGATTCTCTGCTAATTCGCAACCTGCACTATGATGGTCAGCTGTGGGCGGGCGGGCGCTTAATGCATCCCAAAACGGGCATAGCTTTACGGGTTGAGGTCGAGATGCTTCAGCCTGACGCCATCAATGTGACCGTTTACAAGGGTTTCAAATTCCTCAATCGACAATTCATCATGACCCGCCAGCAAACCAACAAGTCTTTGCCTGCAGCAAATTAA
- a CDS encoding RagB/SusD family nutrient uptake outer membrane protein encodes MRKLLYTFTIICLSVSGLISCEKSYLDKSTYGTLDATSLANKNGLESLLIGAYSMLDGYSVGTTTLGSWSSAASNWVYGSIAGGDAHKGSTGTDQPEVNAIEAYIPIPTNGFLNDKWKVVYEGVTRANIILKTMPGAPDLSAEDRKRIEGEARFLRGHYHFEAKKMWNMVPFIDETMTDFQVPNVKVNVANDQNIWPKIQADFQFAYDNLPELQGAIGRANKWSAGAMLGKCLLFQKKYAEAKAVLEQVYQRGVNPSGVKYGLLDKYQDNFNAATKNSRESVFATQSSVNDGAGAANANYGDVLNAPYGGPFDCCGFFQPSQDLVNSYKVSATGLPDLETYNTNPVTSDEGVAITDPFTPYAGTVDSRLDWTVGRRGIPYLDYGPHQGISWQRDQAYGGPYNTKKNVYYKSQKGTLTDGSFWASTVTAINTNLIRFADIILWLAECEVEAGDLNKARSYVNEVRARAAKTSSWVMKDGTTTPAANYKVGLYEQAWDQATARKVVHFERKLELGMEGHRFFDLVRWGEAEATLNKYLQYESTLRTYLAGAKFMAGKNEYFPLPQRQIDLSNNVLKQNAGY; translated from the coding sequence ATGCGCAAGTTATTATACACGTTTACTATTATTTGCCTGAGCGTCAGTGGGCTAATTAGCTGTGAGAAATCCTATCTGGATAAAAGTACATACGGTACCCTCGATGCTACATCCCTGGCCAACAAGAATGGACTTGAATCATTATTGATTGGCGCTTATTCGATGTTGGATGGTTACAGTGTCGGCACGACAACCCTTGGTTCCTGGTCAAGTGCGGCTTCCAACTGGGTGTACGGCAGTATTGCGGGAGGTGATGCACATAAAGGCAGCACCGGTACTGACCAGCCAGAAGTCAATGCGATAGAAGCTTATATCCCGATTCCGACCAACGGGTTTTTGAATGATAAATGGAAAGTGGTTTACGAAGGCGTAACGAGAGCCAATATTATCCTGAAAACAATGCCCGGCGCCCCGGATTTATCGGCTGAAGACCGCAAGCGAATCGAAGGAGAAGCCCGGTTTTTACGCGGTCATTATCATTTTGAAGCGAAGAAAATGTGGAATATGGTCCCGTTTATCGACGAGACGATGACTGATTTTCAGGTCCCTAACGTTAAAGTGAACGTAGCCAATGACCAGAATATCTGGCCTAAAATTCAGGCAGATTTTCAATTCGCTTACGACAATCTACCTGAGTTACAGGGGGCAATCGGTCGGGCAAACAAGTGGTCGGCGGGGGCTATGCTGGGCAAGTGCCTGCTCTTTCAGAAAAAATATGCCGAAGCTAAAGCCGTGCTGGAACAGGTTTACCAGCGGGGCGTAAATCCGTCGGGGGTTAAATACGGACTGCTGGATAAGTATCAGGATAATTTCAATGCTGCGACGAAGAATTCCAGAGAATCCGTGTTTGCGACCCAGAGTTCGGTCAACGATGGCGCTGGTGCTGCTAATGCCAACTATGGCGACGTATTGAATGCGCCCTACGGTGGTCCGTTCGATTGCTGCGGTTTTTTTCAGCCTTCCCAGGATCTGGTCAATTCGTACAAAGTTAGTGCGACTGGATTGCCTGATCTCGAAACGTATAATACCAATCCGGTCACCAGCGATGAAGGGGTTGCAATCACCGATCCGTTCACGCCCTATGCCGGTACCGTGGACTCGCGTTTAGACTGGACCGTTGGTCGCCGGGGAATTCCTTACCTCGATTACGGCCCCCATCAGGGCATTAGCTGGCAGCGCGATCAGGCTTACGGCGGCCCGTATAACACGAAAAAGAACGTTTATTACAAATCCCAAAAGGGAACACTGACGGATGGTTCGTTCTGGGCGAGTACCGTTACGGCCATTAATACGAACCTGATTCGTTTCGCCGATATCATTCTATGGCTGGCCGAATGCGAAGTTGAAGCAGGTGATTTAAACAAAGCCCGTTCCTATGTAAATGAGGTGCGCGCCCGAGCGGCTAAAACAAGCAGTTGGGTCATGAAAGATGGTACAACAACGCCCGCTGCCAATTATAAAGTTGGCTTATATGAGCAGGCATGGGATCAGGCTACAGCCCGAAAAGTGGTTCATTTTGAACGAAAACTCGAGCTGGGTATGGAAGGACACCGCTTTTTCGATCTGGTACGCTGGGGTGAAGCTGAAGCTACGCTAAACAAATATCTCCAGTATGAAAGTACGCTACGCACCTATCTCGCAGGGGCAAAATTCATGGCTGGAAAGAACGAATATTTTCCGCTTCCGCAGCGCCAGATCGATTTGAGTAACAACGTATTGAAACAGAATGCGGGGTATTGA
- a CDS encoding AraC family transcriptional regulator, translating to MKALLEKLPATERSSFKLYNFNFPYFPTPWHFHPEYELVLVVKSYGQRIIGNGIGDFTDGDLVFIGANVPHIYRNDSVFYQQSADHRAQSVIVHFLEDFLGDSFMELQEMIPVRQLFQRAALGLEILGPTKEYVIARMMEMPQLEGMRRLLVLLDILTTLAESPHLRTLSTQIIEGSNPVESEKVSLVFDYISQHYQRRIALHEIADLMNMSVPSVCRFIKRRTHKTLVNLINELRISHACKLLTDTNLSIIEICYDCGFQNLSNFNRQFRLLKNCNPQAFRKQLWNNNTQLQKL from the coding sequence ATGAAAGCGCTATTAGAAAAACTGCCAGCCACTGAGCGATCTTCGTTTAAGCTTTACAATTTCAACTTTCCGTACTTCCCCACGCCCTGGCATTTTCATCCGGAATATGAATTGGTGTTGGTCGTTAAAAGTTACGGACAACGCATTATTGGCAACGGAATCGGCGATTTCACCGATGGTGATCTGGTTTTTATCGGTGCCAACGTACCCCATATCTACCGAAACGATTCCGTTTTTTACCAGCAGTCAGCAGACCACCGGGCCCAGTCGGTGATTGTCCATTTCCTGGAAGACTTTCTGGGCGATTCCTTCATGGAACTTCAGGAAATGATACCCGTCCGACAGTTATTTCAACGGGCTGCATTAGGTCTCGAAATTCTGGGCCCCACCAAAGAGTACGTTATCGCCCGCATGATGGAGATGCCGCAGCTGGAGGGCATGCGTCGCCTGCTGGTTTTGCTGGACATATTAACTACCCTGGCCGAATCGCCACATTTACGCACCCTGTCCACCCAAATTATTGAAGGAAGCAATCCGGTTGAAAGCGAGAAGGTAAGCCTGGTATTTGACTATATTTCTCAACACTACCAACGCCGGATTGCCCTACACGAAATTGCCGATCTGATGAATATGTCCGTTCCATCGGTCTGCCGGTTTATCAAACGGCGAACCCATAAAACGCTGGTCAATCTGATCAATGAATTACGTATCAGCCACGCCTGTAAACTACTGACAGATACGAATCTATCCATCATTGAAATCTGTTACGACTGTGGTTTCCAGAATCTCTCCAATTTCAACCGACAGTTTCGCCTGTTGAAAAACTGCAATCCTCAGGCGTTCCGCAAGCAACTTTGGAACAATAACACGCAGCTCCAGAAGCTCTGA
- a CDS encoding phytanoyl-CoA dioxygenase family protein, producing the protein MSVYQLSDEQIAQYHRNGYLIVPDLFSSEEIDRLYQVAVDDKAISRNSYDLNDQSGKKTKLALWFTPGNDLYSLVTRSERIVQSVDKLLDGSSPVCHFHSKLMQKEPRVGGAWEWHQDYGYWYKNEFLLPDQMCSVMVAITAATKENGCLQVIKGSHKMGRVEHGFAGEQVGASQHYVDLALKTMELIYVELEPGDVLFFHSNLLHRSEANLSENARWSLISCYNRQSNIPYNESSTSCITPLKTVPDDALLTWQVSGITDQTDFLNKENDVSLT; encoded by the coding sequence ATGTCAGTATATCAGTTGTCTGATGAACAGATTGCGCAGTACCATCGGAATGGTTATCTGATTGTCCCGGACTTGTTTTCGTCTGAGGAAATAGACCGGCTTTATCAGGTGGCCGTTGACGACAAAGCCATTTCCCGGAACTCATATGATTTAAATGATCAGTCCGGAAAAAAAACCAAACTCGCTCTCTGGTTCACGCCGGGAAATGATTTGTATAGCTTAGTAACCCGTAGCGAACGGATTGTGCAATCGGTGGACAAATTGCTGGATGGTTCGTCGCCGGTCTGTCATTTTCATTCGAAACTGATGCAGAAAGAACCTCGCGTAGGAGGGGCCTGGGAGTGGCATCAGGACTATGGCTATTGGTACAAAAACGAGTTTCTATTACCCGATCAAATGTGTTCGGTCATGGTTGCAATCACAGCAGCGACGAAAGAAAATGGCTGTTTGCAAGTCATTAAAGGCTCTCATAAAATGGGTCGGGTTGAGCATGGTTTTGCGGGCGAACAGGTTGGTGCCTCTCAACACTACGTCGATCTCGCTCTAAAAACGATGGAGCTTATTTACGTTGAATTAGAACCGGGTGATGTTTTATTTTTTCACAGCAACCTGCTGCATCGGTCCGAAGCGAATCTGTCCGAAAATGCCCGGTGGTCGCTTATTTCCTGCTACAATAGGCAGAGCAATATTCCTTATAATGAGTCCTCTACATCCTGCATTACTCCATTAAAGACCGTACCGGACGATGCGCTCCTGACCTGGCAAGTCTCGGGAATAACCGACCAGACAGATTTTCTAAACAAAGAAAATGACGTATCCTTGACATAG